The Planktothrix agardhii NIES-204 genomic interval TGATGTCAGTCTGAACGGATTAAAACTAACTTTAGGCGACAATATTCAAGTCATGACTCCCCCGATTTTAAATGCACCTTTAATTAATTTTAATGCGAAAGGAACGATTGAATTAAATGGAAGTTTAGCCAGTCTTGATGATATTCGTCCTCAAGGAACGATTGACTTAACCGGAGGACAAGTTAATCTTTATACCAGTCAATTAAGGTTAGATCGAGGCTATCCCCAACGGGCAATATTTGTTCCTTCGGAGGGATTAAATCCAATTTTAGATGTGCGTTTATTCACCCGTGTTCCTGAAACTTTAAGGTTTGTTTCTCCTCCTTCGGCTTTTCCGGCGGAACAAACCGAAGCCCTAAGTCCTTCTCGATTGGGAAGTGTTAGAACGATCCGAATTACCGCAATTGTTCGCGGCCCAGCTTCGGAAATTAATGATATTATTAAGTTACAAAGTTCTCCGTCCCGTTCTCAAAATGAATTGGTTGCTTTATTAGGTGGAAGTGTGATTCAAGGCATTCAAGATGATAGTACATTAGTATTAGCAAATATTGCCAGTACCGGATTATTTGGTAAACTCCAACAGAATGTGATTAACGCCACGGGATTAACGGAATTTAGGATTTATCCCTCACGAATAGCCGAACGTGGTTCCAAGGGCACAGCTTCCGCTTTAGGAGTGGGAATTGAAGTGGGTTTAGATGTGACTGATAATGCTTATGTTTCTTTAAGTCGGGTCTTAGCTGCGGATCAACCGTTTCAATTTAATATTAATTATCGTCTAAATGATAATATATTGTTGCGGGGAGTTACGAATTTTAGGAATGAAAGTGAAATTCGGTTTGAGTATGAAACGAGGTTTTAAATTATTAGATTGTTAACTAGGGTTTTTAAGTCGAAATAGTCGGGTTTTAAACTATAAACTTTGATAAATCCTTCTGAGGTAGTGGGAGGAAAATCTGCGATCGCTTTTCCCATTTGTTCAATCACAGATTCAGGAACTTGACGTTGGCGATTTTGATTCCGCAGCTTGCAAGTTTCTATCGGAGTTTCTAATACCCAAGCAACCCAATATCGAGGGATTTCTGAATAAATTAGAGCGATTTTTTCTAATATATCCAGTCGCCAAGGTCGATAAGCATTAGTCGCATCATAAATAATTGGTTGAGAAGATGCGATCGCTTGTTCCATTTCTTGCAATACTTTTCGTTCAATTTCTAACCAATTCCCCTGAATAATTTCATCCCCATAAAGTTGTTCCCGAATCCGATCCGTCGAAATAATTAAACCCTGGGTGAGATCCGCAAGCTGTTGAGCAACAGTTGACTTTCCCGAACCCGGAATACCGACCAGAAAATGACAAATCATATTGAATAAAATTAAAAAATTTTGCTTGACAATAAATTTATAAGTGTTATAATTTTAGGGTAAGTGACCCGAGAGCTACAATATTTGTATCTAATACAATTCTAAGTTTATTCATCTTCTAATAACTCGGCTAAAATTTCGGGAGTTAAACCGTTAACTTTAGCTTCTTCTCTCACTTGTTTAACAATCTCATCAAAATCAGATGGCTTTAATAATTCTTTCAGAATCAGACTACAAACCCAAATTGCTTTTTCTTGTTTATTACTATCCGCTTCCTGGTAAAGCTTCGCTACTTCATTATCAACTTTAATCGTAATTGCTTCCATTTGTTACTCCTGATTTTATCTAAATTAAAATCTATCTTTATTATATATTCTTTTAGAATTAGAATATTTTTCCCAGAAACCGCGTTTATCAATCAAAAACTCGGTTTCCGTATCATTCCTATTTCAAAAGTTAACTGAATTAGAGCCGACAAGTTCCCCTCGCCCACTGTCCATCCAGTGAGACAGAAACCTGTGTCCCCGGTTGGACTGCTCCTTTTGATAAGTCGATGACGATGATATCAGCGCCTCCCATATCACCCCCCCGATAAACTAATTCTCCCCGCTCGTTGGGTCGATCATATCTTAATTGATTGGTGCGAGGCGGCCCACTTTGAGGGGTTAAAGTAATCGAGGTAAATCGGCCATCAAGATAACTCACAGAAAACTGCATTCTGTTTTGAGGAAATTGACCCGGACAGTTAAAATTTGTTGCAGCTTCTGCTTTGGGAATGGGTAAAAAGGTTAATGCTGCTATCCCGTAGAGTAGGGTAGATAGGGAAAAAGCCTTAAATTTATTGAGTTTAGTCATCTTTTTAATTGCAATACAATCAACATGAAAACTATATCATGTATAGCTCTAATCTGTTTTAACTCCTGGGGGAGTAAAGCGAATTTCTATCCTTCGTCTAGTTTCATCTGAACTGCGGTTACGGGGAGCATATTTTCCTGATGGTAAAAATAATTGAGCAGCCGAATAAGCTCTAAAGTTCAACCCATTTAAACGACCTTTTTTTTGAATGGCTTGCAATTTTTTCATCACAGCTAAAGCTCGCATTAATCCTAAATCAGCATTAGAACCTGGTTTAAGGTTTTTAACGGGTTGAGAGCCTCCTGCAACTTGTTCTAATATCTGATCTAAATTACTAGCTGGATTAAAAGTTTCTTGACCATCTGTATGTCCGATTATATCCACAACATAACCTTGATAATCTTGAGAATATGTCTCCAGTTTTTCAACAACATTTCCTTCAACAAATAATCGTAAACCTTCTGGTAAATCTGCCTTACCCGTCTCAAATTTTAAGGATCGTCCCTGGGCATCTTTATCAGAGTCTTTAATTACAATTACAGGCGGGGATTGTAATAGTCTAATTTCCGTTTCTAATTGCCTGATTTTCGTATTCGAGTCTTTTATTGTTTGATCTTTTACTTTTGAATCTGATGCTGACTTAAAAATGCCTATTAATAAAAACAAAATCATAATTAAAAAAGCATTGGACATCAAATCCGTGAATGCTTGCCAGATATTTATATCTTCAGAGGAGTTATTAATTTGGGTGGGACGGCGCATAGTTTTAAGTATAATAACAATTAATGGTATTCTTTATCAACCCCAAAATTTGAATTTTTTCTTATTTGGAGTCCTGTTACTTTGTTCTTGTAAAAGTTTGATTAACTGTGATAAATCTGAGTAAATTGTCTTGTTATCTCGTTCTTGCAAAAGTTTAATTACCTGTAATAAATCTGAGTGAATTGTCTTATTATCTTGTGCTTGTAATAGTTTAATTAATTGTGATAAATCTGAGTGAATTGTTGGGTTATCTTGTGCTTGCAAAATCTTAATTACCTGTGATAAATCGTATCTCATCTCAACAAAATACTGAATATTAGGTTTAATTGATTCGTCTAATTTATCTGCGATCGCTTGAGTATAAGATTGATGACTATTCTCTTGATTCCTGATCAGTTTAACCAGAACTTTAGTTAAAAATTCTATTTTTGTATTGACATTATTTGTATAACCATTCATCGTTTCAACGATAGTTTTTAAGTCTTGTTGAACTTGCACAAAACTATCGGATTTATCAACAATTTGTTTTTGGATCTGATCTAAAGTTTGTGAAGCTAATTCAAACCCCTGTGATCCTTCTTTTAGTTGAATAATCATCTCAGATAGAGATTGTTGATTGGTTTGATGCAATTTAAAAACTTGTAATGAACTCTGATTTAGTTGAGTGAAACTGGCTTCCGTCGTCACTAATTGTTGAGTAAAATTCTGAAGTTGAGTTAATGTATTTTCCAGAGATTTAACTGTTTGAGCTAAACCAAATGCTGAGTCAGAAAAATTCTTTTGGTAATCGCCGAAATTAGTAGCTATTGTTGATAATTGTTGGGGAACCTGACTCTGTTCAAAACTTTCTACAACCTGTTCTAATTTTACCACAATTTTATCATTTATTTGTACAGAATTTCCAAAGGCTTCTGTTGCAGTCTGGAAATTATTCGCCCCCCTATCCAATGTTCCGGCTACATTGGATAATTGATTATAAACTGTTTGTGCTAGTTGACTCGCTTCTACATTAGCTTGTGTAATTTCCTTAATATTATCTCTCATGGCTGATTCTACAGCATCTCTAACTGTCTGACCAAAGTTTGTTAAGAAATCCTTAAACTGATTCGACATTCCTGATACAATTTTATCAAGTCGGGTTTGATTATTCAATGTAGAATAATAAATATTATCGAGGTAGTGTTCCAAAGAATTAATTAATTTATATTTGGCTAAATTGGTATTGTAAAAAAAGTTAAAAATAGTTAACAAAGCACTAAAAAATAACCCCGCTAAACTTGTAGAAAAAGCGATCGCCATTCCTTTTAGTGGTTCCTCCAATTTCTTTACTAACTGAATGAAATCCTTGGTTTGATCTGGATTTTGAAGAATAGCTTGACTCAAGGAACTCAAATTCATGGTAATTCCAATAAAAGTTCCAATTAATCCAAAAGCCAGGAGTAAGTTAGGAAGAATTCGACAAAAATAATCAATTTGTTCACAGGATTTCCCTACAACCTTTTCTTGACTATAGGCTTGATCAATTAAAGCCCCCGTGTTCACTTGTTCTAAATTTTGACTAGCTTCCCGAAAACTCTTTTCTAATATTGTGATAATATTAGGCTGAATTCCAGGGGAACTTTTACTAATAACCCGATTAACTTTATCAGCTAAATCATTGAGATGTCGATAAAGATTGAACCGATAATACATACTCATAAACGATGGTAAAACCACAAACAGAATAATCAGAGCTAACATCCAAGGAGGGAGAACAAAAATAGGCATAGCAACATCCTGAAGATTTAAAATAAGTCTGGGAAAAACTCAATCATGGGTTGAGTTAAAGATTCTACAACCCAACTGTTTTTGTTAGGATAAACCATATTTATCCATAATTTCCTTTCTTTTGACTTCATATTCTTTCTGATTAAAATTTCCCTGGTCTAAGCCTTTTTGTAGCTGCTTCAATTCTCGCTCTAAACTGTCACCTCTATTAACTATTAAATCCCCTCTGGCTGTCAGATTGTCATTAACAGAAAGCGGAAGAGTGTTTTGAATTTCTCCTTTAATTCGTTGAATTAAACGATTAATAACTCCTTGTTTTACAATAGTTCCTCGATCACCGACAACCGTTGATTTACAGGAATAATTAGGACTAGATTCTGGTAATTTATCCACATAATCCACAAACTTCTGTAGCTTCAGTAAATAGTTATTTTCCCAAAGATTAGAATTTTGCCGAATCTGAGAAATCACATCCTCTAATAACTGTTTTAAAGTTGCTGTCATTTCTTGATTATTTGCCAATTCTTCTAAACTTTGATTCCAAACTGGACTGAGTTTGGCTGTATAATAGCATCTTCTTAAATCATCATAATATTCCAACTGTAAAACCTGGGTTTCTGGATTTAGAAAAATTAACTCAAAAGCCAAACAAGGATAGAAAACATCTGCCAATTTTTCTATTAAGTGAGCATCAGGGGGAATAATATCGGTAAATTGAATCTGATAATCAGAATGACAGGAAGACCCATCTCGATTTTGTTCTCGGATATAATGATTTCTGATTTCTTCTAAACCATTAATCAATCTTAAAGGAAACCCGCCATATTCCTTGACGATTAAAATTTGATCTTCAGCTTGAGAGGGTTTTAGAATAGTTGAATCGATGCCTAAATCGTCATTCAGGATACTTTTAAATTGCTTAACTTCTAATTCGTCCGTATCTTTAAATCCAATAAACTGTTTGAGTTTATCAGGTAAGTTAGAAAAATAAGGATCACTGGAATTTAAACGCAATAAAGGTTCAGCTTCTTGGATAATTTGCCCTAAACGAATAGGACGGACTGAAGCGGAATAATTTTGGATAAAACGCTTAATTACAGATTTGACAATCTGATTACTACGGGAACCAAATACAATATCTATTTCTTGATTAATTTCGGTTTTCAGTTGTTCCAAAGTGCTACGATTCATCAAATAAGATAGGGATTCTTCCACACCTGATGCTTCCGTAATATCTTTACTCACTAACACTAACTGAGAGCGAGAATTAATATCTGGCAAGAGAATTTGATAACATTCTTTAATATCTTCTTGAGCGAAAATTGCCTCTCCACTCATTTCATTAAAATTAGAATTGATTAGATCTTTCTGTTCTTTTTCATAGTCAGTTTTCCAATTTTCAATCACTCGGCTAAAACCGGCGGTTTGTACTGAAAAATCTCTAATACATTTTTGCAAATCGCCGACAATGTTTAAGGCTTCCTGGGTCGCTGTTAACTTAAAGTTATCTTCAATTAACTTAAAAATTTTCCTAACAGCACTCTCGGCTTTTTTCTGGATATTGCGATTTTTGCCATTAAATAATGGCAGTTCTATTTTCTCCTCAATATCATCTATTTCCCGTTGTATATCTCGCCATTTATTCTCCATATCTTCGATTTTTTTCATTCCCCCAGCTTGAGAAATTTCTTCCTCTAATTGATGTTGATAACTGTTTAAATCCGTTTCCATCGCATCTAACCAATCCCGAACAGTTTTAATCGAAAAATTGGGATTACTGGGGGTCATTAATTCAGCAATAAACTCATTAATATGATCTTTTAACTGTTTAGTAATGACTGGACTTATCTGTAATAACCGCGTTAACCAAATTCCTCGCGTTGTTTCGTTTTCTCCAGGCTGAACCTTTCTAAATTGAGATCGAAATTGCCACGATAAATCTGTTTGTAATTCCAAACGATTCTCCCGATTTTTACATTCATTGATTTTGTTGTTGATTAAGTTGTTTCTCCATTTCGTCAAGGTATTAGTAAAGCTTTGATTCCCTTCTTGAACGGATTCTGTTAATCGTTCTGTAAAGCCATCCCGTTGTGTTGAATCACTATGCCATTTATACTTGATCATAAATTGTTCAAGTATTAATTGGGGGTCGGGGCTTTGTCCTTCACCATTTAACCAAAAATTTAATAGTTTTAAACTAATCCGATTTAAGGCAATTTTAACAATAATTTCACGCGGGAAATAAATAGCAGCTAACCCAAAGGTTAAATACCCTTGAGGATTAGGACGGGGGTGATTATCCGATTGAATTAAATGGGTTAATAAATTATCCCGCATTCCTTTAGCGACGGGTGCTAATTCTCCTAAAAAATCTAAAGCTATTTTATGAGCAATCACATTACATAATTTTTGCTGTTCTAATATTGTATATTCACCGTTAGTTTGATTAGAGACTAAATAAGTATAATCAAAAGGAGCGCGAGGTTCTTGAACAAGAACTAAATTTTGCATATCATAACAAGCTTCAAATCGAGTCCCCGGACTGCTGTAATGATTTAATTCTTTTAAAGCGGCATAAGTATTAGCATTCATATAGGAAGCATTGCTATATAATTGCGGACTAATGACTAAATATCCTAATAATTGAGTCCCTTTATCTCCATATAATTTTCTCAAACTATAGGCTATATCTAAAAACATTCCGCTTCCGGTTCCACCACACAAAGAACCAACTACAAAAATATTTAATCCGGGATCAACTTTTAATCCTGATTTGAGTAGAATAGCTTCATGTCCCATGGTTCGTCTTTCTGCTGTTTCAATGGCGGTTCTAATCTTTTGATAATTATGGAAAAAGGCTAATCTTCCCACAGGTCGAATCCCTTTTGCTCCTTCTTCAACTGCTCTAATATTACGCAGTAACTGGGGTGGAAACCACCGCGAGATATGATCATAAGGCCCTTGACGATCATAACTAGAACGCTGTTCTACTCCCTGAACAAAATTAGTCACTTCTGCGGCGGTTAGAATCGCATTAATTTTTTCAGAATCTCGAAAACTTAAATCAACACCCCGATAAGTATTACCTGTTTTTAAACTTGAGCCTTGAGTTGCTGTTTTATCGGTATCAATATGAACAAAACTAACAACTGGCAATTTTGTTAAATCCCCATACTGTTCCACAATTAACCGTCGCAGTCGCATTAAAACGTCTCGTCCAGTTCCTCCTAATCCAATACAAATTGTCCGTTGAATTCCTTGCAGTTGATAGTCGTTAGATTGCATGATGAATTTTTCCCTGGTTATTTTTGAATTTTAATTGTAAATTCGTAATTCTTTTTTGCTTTAGAATTTCCTGTTCTTGAATAGGGACAATTTAATTGAAATGAAACACCCGATATAGGTGTTTTTTTAGTCACGTTTTGACCGTTATATTCAAGGAGACTATCTGGGATTGGTTCTAAATATAATTTTTCTCCTTTCCTAATTAAATAACCTCGAACTTCTGCTCCTGGTGTATCAATAGAATGGTTGCATTTAGATTCATATTCACCTATAGAAATTCTTTGATGATTACGAAGATAAACGGTTTGTTCTTCTGTTTTTTTATCTGTGAAATTGATGGTAATTTTCCATTTTTTATTGAGATGATAAATTTTAATTCCTAGACCTATACTAGCTAGAATTAGGATGACTAAAGTTAACGCAGGTAAGGATAACTGTTTCCATAAATACGGGGGGACTAAACAAGTTTGTTTAAATCCGGGTGTAGGAGTACAAAATTCTTGGACAGTGGGGGGAAGATCAACAATAGTAAGGTTATATTTTTGCTGATCTTGGGTTTTAATTGATAGAGAACGGGGAGTTAATGGTAATTTTTCTAACCACTCTTGACGCTGTTGTGTTTCTTGAGACGTTCCCACTCGAAAGGGACTGTCCCCTGGGGTTTCTATCCATTCTTGGGAATTCGCGGGGGATTTCGTGAATAGTTGTGCATCGGTAATCCAAACCACCGATTGGGGTTTAATCGGTTGATTCTGGGTTAAACGACATTGATTCAGATCCGCTAAACCTTGATAGATAGTTAACTCAGCCCGTTGAACATCAGTATTTTGCAGATTCAGATTCGCCTGAAACGGAATCAATTGCAAAATCTTTTCTACATCAGCTTTCCCCTTAAACTGAATTGCGGCTTCCAATTTTAGGGGGTTAATCTCCGGTTCTAAAGGATTAACTTTTGTAGCAAAAGGCACAACATAAACCGTATCTCCTGATTTTAAGCTGTCTTCAACAATTTGGCGTAAGCGAATATGGCCTTCATCATTCAAACCAACACTTTCGGTTAGGTCAATCGCCAGTACCACATCTCGTCCACCATGTAGACGCCCCACCCATTCCAAGCCTGTTTTTTGGAAATCGGTCAAAGGTTGACCAGGGGTGACTGCTGTACAAATCTCACTCAAGATAGTTTAGTTAGAAACTTATACCGTTGATCATGATATCACAAAACTTTTGACTGACTAGCAAGATTTCGCAAAAAATTAGCTGCATTCTCGTTATCTAAAGTAGCAATAGCCGGAATATTCAGCCGTTCAGAAATAGCAATTGATGATAGCGATCTTTGACACTGTAGTAAGCTACTAGAATTCCACTATCTACAATAATTACGGGATGATAAGTCATTGCGGATCATAAGTAATCACATATAATTAATGACCAGCACCACTGCAAAAATAACGAATATGGAAGAATTACTTACCATCAAAGAACTCCTGCACCAAGGCAATATAACAGAAGCTTTGTTAATTGTAGAAGAATTAGAAGAAATGAGCAAATCTGATAAACTGAATAAAATATTTAGCTATGGGATTATTTTGCTTCTGCACCTGATTAAGCAATCTGCTGAAAACCGCACAACTAGGTTTTGGAATCTTTCTATTCGCAATTCTGTCAAGCAAATTCAACGCACTAATTCTCGTGAAAAAGCAAAAGGAACCTATATGACTGATACAGAATTAGTAACAACCCTGGAAGATGCTTATGATTTGGCATTGGAAAAAGCAGCACTCGAAGCTTTTGAAGGTAAATATGAAGCAGAAGGATTAAGTCAATTAGTCCAACGAGAGGAGATTATAAAAAAGGAAATGAATTTAATCTTGGAACGAGAATAGATACATAATTTATATCGAATACAGTTTCTTATTATACAGAAATAAATTGAAACTGATTAGACGAAATTAAATTAATATCAATCCCGTTTAATTTGGAAGACGCTTTAAACTAATCGGTTTAGATCCTTGGGGTTGTAGATTTTCTTCTAATTCAACCCTTTCCGTGCCCTTTTTGGGATTTAACTGACCCAATTCAGATAGGGTAATTTTGTAGCTGTTTCTCGAATTTCCGCAACATTCGCAATTAACTGTCCGCAACTATCCCACATTCCGGTGATAAAAGATTGACGAGAACCTGCATTCATATTTACATCAATAGTTAAATCTCCACAATGGACTTTCATTGATTCTAAATCTAGGTTAATAGCCACTTTAGGATTAACTTTTAACGCCTCTTGAATCGTCTTGATATCCTCTGGTTCTGCGGTGACACAGGGAATCCCAATTGAGACACAATTGCCCAAGAATATCTCGGCAAAACTTTCACCAATAATCCCTTGAATCCCCCATTTATTGATAGCTTGTGGCGCGTGTTCTCGGGATGAACCACAACCGAAATTCGCATTAACAACTAATAGATTGGCTCCTTGATATTCGGGTAAATCAAAGGTATGTTTTCCCTGCATTTGTTGGCGATCATCGGCAAAGACCTGTTCCCCTAATCCATCAAAGGTAACACACCGTAAAAACCGCGCTGGAATAATCCGATCGGTATCAATATCATTCCCAACTAAAGGAATCCCTTTTCCTGAAATACTTTTAATTTTGCTCATGGTTGAAATCTTTTAGTTTGTGTGAAGAATTGATCACCATTTTATAGTCAATGTTGATCAATTAAAATTTTGATGAATTCACTCCATCTCCCTATCTTTTCCCCGTCTTAACCGACAACGAAATAGCCCTGGCTTACTCAGGGGATGAAGTGTGTTCATAACCACTCCCGCACATCCGTAATTACCCCGTTGACCGCAGCAGCCACCACCATTACCGGACTCATTAACAATGTGCGTCCTTGGGCCGAACCCTGACGACCTTTAAAGTTGCGGTTAGAGGAAGATGCACTCAGTTGATTTCCCTGTAATTTATCGGGGTTCATCGCCAAACACATCGAACACCCGGCTTCGCGCCATTCAAACCCCGCCGCTTCAAAGATTTTATCGAGCCCTTCGGCTTCGGCTGCAACCTTCACCCGTTCTGAACCAGCAACTACAAAGGCTTTCACCCCATTGGCGACCTTCCGACCCTGGGCAAATTTAGCAGCTTCGCGCAGGTCACTGAGGCGGCCATTGGTACAACTACCAATAAAGCAGACGTCTACTTTTGTCCCTTGAATTGGGGTTCCGGGGGTAAACTCCATATATTGATAGGCTTCTTTTGCAACTTCCCGATCAGTTTCGGTAATCTGCTCTAAAGTCGGAATCAACTCATTAACGGCGATACCCTGTCCCGGGGTAATCCCCCAAGTTACGGTGGGAGCAATCTCGGCGGCATTAAATTTGACTACATCATCATAGACTGCATCCGTACTACTACGGATATTATTCCACCCAGCCACCGCTTTTTCCCAGTCCTCCCCTTTGGGGGCAAAATCCCGACCTTGTAAATAGTCGTAAGTCACCTGATCGGGATTCACATAGCCACATCGAGCACCCCCTTCAATGGACATATTACAGATCGTCATCCGTTCTTCCATGGACATCCCCTCAAGGGTACTTCCAGCGAATTCATAGGCGTAACCTACGCCCCCTTTTACCCCCAATGTTCGGATAATATGGAGCACCACGTCCTTTGCGTATACTCCAGGGGCTAGTTCCCCATTTACCTCAATCCGGCGCACTTTCAGTTTCTCTAACGCTAGGGTTTGAGACGCCAGCACATCCCGCACTTGAGATGTCCCGATGCCAAAGGCGATCGCTCCAAATGCCCCATGGGTGGAGGTGTGGGAGTCTCCGCAAGCAATGGTCATCCCGGGTTGAGTTAACCCCTGTTCCGGTGCGATCACGTGAACAATCCCTTGATTCCCAGAACCGATATTATAAAAACGGATATTGTGTGTTTTGCAGCTTTGTTCTAGGGACTGCATCATTTCTTCCGCTAAGGTATCCACAAATGGACGAGCCTGGTTATCCGTAGGAACGATATGATCTACTGTGGCGACTGTGCGTTCAGGATACAGGACTTTGAGATGGCGATCGCGCAACATGGCAAACGCCTGGGGACTGGTGACTTCATGAATCAGGTGCAAACCAATAAAAAGTTGAGTTTGTCCTGATGATAGGGTTCCAACGGTATGCAACTCCCATACTTTATCAAATAGTGTTCTTTCGCTCATAGAATTCAGATTTAGATGCTCAACAGTTTAGCTCACAAATATTATAGCCGTCGCCATCACAATTAGGACAGGGATTCGGTGCGTGGGCACCGAATGACAGCCTATATATTATCTTAATAACTAATCGCGGTTGCTATATTTAATTCGGAGGAACAATCGGATCATCCTCGCCATGTTTGCGAACTTGAGCTAGAACTATTAATGATTGGGGAGAAACAGCTATTTCAACCATAGAATTACTCCCAATATTGGTGATCATTCGAGAATATTCAGGTAAAAAAACAGTCCCATTGACAACACAAGACAACACAAAAGTCAACATAATTTTATCGTCTCCATTCAAGTGAAAAAAAACACAAAAAACGGGCATCACAAATGCTTCCGTTGCTTTTGTCAGTTATGCCTAAACAGTACGCAGCAGAAATTAATTAAAAAAATCCAGTAGTGTGATTCCTAAAAATTGTCCATTGGTAACAAGGAAGACAAGATTAGAAATCTAGTTGAAAGATGTGTGGTTGTTGAGTAGCAGGTCGAAAACAGCAGAACTAACCCCTGGATCTCCCTGAGTACAGTAATTCCATTACCAGTATATATTGAATTCAACACTTATACAAATACCTATACAAATATTGATATTCTGGGACTATCCCCCAATGTCAGGATTTCCCCAGGGGGATGATCTAGCCAAGAGAAACAGGCTAAAGTATGTCCCAACTTGATCAACCCTAAGTTCTCAATAAGTTTTCCGCTATTAGAAACATCCAGAGGGGAAATATCAGCAAACCATCATGAATACAACATCACGAACTCAGCGCGAGTCTGTATTCTATTAACTGGATAATCCTTTAACATTGATTGATGCCCACGAAAGGAGAATAAATGACTGAACCGTTAATTCCTGTTAATGAATGTCCCATCCAAATTGAGGATGATCGGACTGGAACCAGTGTGGAAACCCTGAAACGGGCGTTTGCCGATAATCTATTCTATGAGCTTGGCAAATATGAAGCCATTGCCTCCAAGGAAGATTTTTATATGGCCTTGGCCTATACCCTGCGCGATCGCCTGTTAAGCCGTTGGTTGAAAACCTTTAAAACCTACGATGACAATAACGTCAAAATCGTTTACTACCTATCGGCCGAATTCCTGATGGGGCGACACCTGGGGAACAGTTTAATTAACCTCCACCTGTATGATCGCATCCGTCAGGCCGTGGAAGAATCGGGACTGGATTTAGATGAACTCCTCGAACAAGAACCCGATCCCGGCTTAGGAAATGGGGGTTTAGGACGATTAGCCGCCTGTTTCCTCGACTCCCTGGCCACCTTGGAAATTCCCGCCGTGGGCTACGGAATTCGTTATGAGTTTGGGATTTTTCACCAAATTATGCAGGATGGCTGGCA includes:
- a CDS encoding putative kinase → MICHFLVGIPGSGKSTVAQQLADLTQGLIISTDRIREQLYGDEIIQGNWLEIERKVLQEMEQAIASSQPIIYDATNAYRPWRLDILEKIALIYSEIPRYWVAWVLETPIETCKLRNQNRQRQVPESVIEQMGKAIADFPPTTSEGFIKVYSLKPDYFDLKTLVNNLII
- a CDS encoding hypothetical protein (conserved hypothetical protein), which produces MEAITIKVDNEVAKLYQEADSNKQEKAIWVCSLILKELLKPSDFDEIVKQVREEAKVNGLTPEILAELLEDE
- a CDS encoding hypothetical protein (protein of unknown function DUF29), with amino-acid sequence MEELLTIKELLHQGNITEALLIVEELEEMSKSDKLNKIFSYGIILLLHLIKQSAENRTTRFWNLSIRNSVKQIQRTNSREKAKGTYMTDTELVTTLEDAYDLALEKAALEAFEGKYEAEGLSQLVQREEIIKKEMNLILERE
- a CDS encoding 3-isopropylmalate dehydratase, small subunit → MSKIKSISGKGIPLVGNDIDTDRIIPARFLRCVTFDGLGEQVFADDRQQMQGKHTFDLPEYQGANLLVVNANFGCGSSREHAPQAINKWGIQGIIGESFAEIFLGNCVSIGIPCVTAEPEDIKTIQEALKVNPKVAINLDLESMKVHCGDLTIDVNMNAGSRQSFITGMWDSCGQLIANVAEIRETATKLPYLNWVS
- the leuC gene encoding 3-isopropylmalate dehydratase large subunit → MSERTLFDKVWELHTVGTLSSGQTQLFIGLHLIHEVTSPQAFAMLRDRHLKVLYPERTVATVDHIVPTDNQARPFVDTLAEEMMQSLEQSCKTHNIRFYNIGSGNQGIVHVIAPEQGLTQPGMTIACGDSHTSTHGAFGAIAFGIGTSQVRDVLASQTLALEKLKVRRIEVNGELAPGVYAKDVVLHIIRTLGVKGGVGYAYEFAGSTLEGMSMEERMTICNMSIEGGARCGYVNPDQVTYDYLQGRDFAPKGEDWEKAVAGWNNIRSSTDAVYDDVVKFNAAEIAPTVTWGITPGQGIAVNELIPTLEQITETDREVAKEAYQYMEFTPGTPIQGTKVDVCFIGSCTNGRLSDLREAAKFAQGRKVANGVKAFVVAGSERVKVAAEAEGLDKIFEAAGFEWREAGCSMCLAMNPDKLQGNQLSASSSNRNFKGRQGSAQGRTLLMSPVMVVAAAVNGVITDVREWL